AAACCGAGCCGGAGCGGATTGCCGAAGCCATGAGGCTGGCCAAAGGCAACAAAGTGCTGGCGGCAAAACTCCTGGGTATTCACCGCTCCACTCTCTACGAGAAATTAGGGAAGTACAGGCTAGAAAAATAAAAATGTCGGGCCGACAGGAAAACTTGTCGGA
The window above is part of the Acetonema longum DSM 6540 genome. Proteins encoded here:
- a CDS encoding helix-turn-helix domain-containing protein; amino-acid sequence: MSGQTEPERIAEAMRLAKGNKVLAAKLLGIHRSTLYEKLGKYRLEK